One genomic segment of Pseudonocardia sp. T1-2H includes these proteins:
- a CDS encoding App1 family protein → MIRAYGNSLLVRTAIVVEGVVDGLVTLVVLLRGRRRPLVLPFVGHGSPQRIRVGARVVLGRSAAVPDALPAGDSARPAAKRRSRRAVFLASVSRFFTVELPRAAVVVRTPARASEFRADRDGYLDVVVDEPGFEPGWHDVELALADGTAATAPVLVVDPRADVALVSDVDDTILETGLTRGLAFLRATLLTETADRAPLPGAAALYRALVAPRDGVGRPVFYVSTSPWNLHASLLEFIALRAFPLGPLLLTDWGPGHGSLFRIGAREHKTGLIHRILQEHPGLELVLIGDTGQLDPEIYAAVAQAFPDRVRAVYVRRAGPWEARRDAEVQALAVRVTAQGVPMLVVDDSTAIAEHAATIGLLEGGAIEAVRSETGS, encoded by the coding sequence GTGATCCGCGCCTACGGCAACTCCCTCCTCGTCCGGACCGCGATCGTCGTGGAGGGCGTCGTCGACGGCCTGGTGACGCTCGTCGTCCTCCTGCGCGGGCGGCGCCGGCCGCTGGTCCTGCCGTTCGTCGGGCACGGTTCACCGCAGCGCATCCGGGTCGGCGCCCGGGTGGTGCTCGGCCGCTCGGCCGCCGTCCCGGACGCGCTCCCGGCCGGGGATTCGGCCAGGCCCGCCGCGAAGCGGCGTTCCCGGCGGGCCGTGTTCCTGGCGAGCGTCAGTCGGTTCTTCACCGTCGAGCTCCCGCGCGCCGCGGTCGTCGTCCGGACCCCCGCCCGGGCGAGCGAGTTCCGCGCGGACCGGGACGGGTACCTCGACGTCGTCGTGGACGAGCCGGGGTTCGAGCCGGGCTGGCACGACGTCGAGCTGGCCCTGGCGGACGGGACGGCCGCGACCGCACCCGTGCTGGTCGTCGATCCGCGGGCGGACGTCGCGCTGGTCAGCGACGTCGACGACACGATCCTCGAGACCGGCCTGACCCGAGGGCTGGCGTTCCTCCGGGCGACCCTGCTCACCGAGACCGCGGACCGGGCGCCGCTGCCCGGCGCCGCCGCGCTGTACCGGGCGCTCGTCGCCCCGCGGGACGGCGTGGGCCGCCCGGTCTTCTACGTCTCGACCAGCCCGTGGAACCTGCACGCATCCCTGCTGGAGTTCATCGCGCTGCGCGCCTTCCCCCTGGGCCCGCTGCTGCTGACGGACTGGGGACCCGGCCACGGCAGCCTGTTCCGGATCGGCGCCCGCGAGCACAAGACCGGGCTGATCCACCGGATCCTGCAGGAGCATCCGGGGCTCGAGCTCGTGCTGATCGGGGACACCGGGCAGCTCGACCCGGAGATCTACGCGGCGGTCGCGCAGGCCTTCCCGGACCGCGTCCGGGCCGTCTACGTCCGCCGCGCGGGTCCCTGGGAAGCGCGGCGCGACGCGGAGGTCCAGGCCCTCGCTGTCCGGGTCACCGCCCAGGGGGTGCCGATGCTGGTGGTGGACGACAGCACGGCGATCGCCGAGCACGCCGCCACGATCGGCCTGCTGGAGGGCGGCGCGATCGAGGCCGTCCGGTCGGAGACGGGTTCGTAG
- a CDS encoding SDR family NAD(P)-dependent oxidoreductase — protein sequence MSGPLDGQAAIVTGGATGIGLAISRRLLADGARVLVAARTEAELKTGLDGLDGPVAGFVGDLSVAGTAEDMLAAAVEAFGGVDALVNNAGGGVILPTLQHTEETLRATIDNNLWTTLRATLALLPHLVERGGGRIVNIGAESVRNGLTAHAVYNAAKGGVHGLTSGLAREFAGAGVSVNTVAPSYVETLEIAAALAAGTLPEALRPVLEDAVALIPYGRAGTPDEVAGTVAYLLRPEAAFVTGQVISVNGGSSMG from the coding sequence GTGAGCGGGCCGCTCGACGGCCAGGCCGCGATCGTCACCGGCGGCGCCACCGGAATCGGCCTGGCCATCTCCCGGCGGCTGCTCGCCGACGGCGCGCGGGTGCTGGTCGCGGCGCGTACCGAGGCCGAGCTCAAGACCGGACTCGACGGTCTCGACGGCCCGGTGGCGGGCTTCGTCGGCGACCTCTCGGTGGCGGGGACGGCCGAGGACATGCTCGCCGCGGCCGTGGAGGCGTTCGGCGGGGTGGACGCGCTGGTCAACAACGCCGGCGGGGGCGTCATCCTCCCGACGTTGCAGCACACCGAGGAGACGCTGCGCGCCACGATCGACAACAACCTCTGGACGACACTGCGGGCCACCCTCGCGCTGCTGCCGCACCTCGTGGAGCGCGGCGGCGGCCGGATCGTCAACATCGGCGCGGAGTCCGTCCGCAACGGCCTCACCGCGCACGCGGTCTACAACGCGGCCAAGGGCGGCGTGCACGGGCTGACCAGCGGGCTCGCCCGGGAATTCGCCGGGGCCGGGGTCTCGGTCAACACGGTCGCGCCGTCGTACGTCGAGACGCTCGAGATCGCGGCGGCCCTCGCGGCCGGCACGCTCCCGGAGGCGCTGCGCCCGGTGCTGGAGGACGCGGTCGCCCTGATCCCGTACGGCCGCGCCGGCACGCCCGACGAGGTCGCCGGGACCGTCGCCTACCTGCTGCGGCCCGAGGCGGCGTTCGTCACCGGGCAGGTGATCAGCGTCAACGGCGGCAGCAGCATGGGGTGA
- a CDS encoding aromatic-ring-hydroxylating dioxygenase subunit beta: MTALEPAPAVTGVHGVTRADVEDFLYAEAELLDAWELDTWIALFTADCRYVVPCNDTPEGDPTRDLVLIDDNALRLRSRVERLNSRKAHREYPHSTTSHQVSNVRLRPVEGEELPVVAEFTVWRFRGERSTTYVGRYAYRLRVVDGHLRIAAKRATLAMGSLRQVADVAIIL; the protein is encoded by the coding sequence ATGACCGCCCTCGAGCCCGCACCCGCCGTGACCGGCGTCCACGGGGTGACCCGGGCCGACGTCGAGGACTTCCTCTACGCCGAGGCCGAGCTGCTCGACGCCTGGGAGCTCGACACCTGGATCGCGCTCTTCACCGCCGACTGCCGCTACGTCGTCCCCTGCAACGACACCCCGGAGGGAGACCCGACCCGGGATCTCGTGCTGATCGACGACAACGCCCTGCGGCTCCGGTCCCGGGTGGAGCGGCTCAACAGCCGCAAGGCCCATCGCGAGTACCCGCACTCGACGACGAGCCACCAGGTCTCGAACGTGCGGCTGCGGCCGGTCGAGGGGGAGGAGCTACCGGTCGTCGCGGAGTTCACGGTGTGGCGGTTCCGCGGTGAGCGCTCGACCACCTACGTGGGCCGCTACGCCTACCGGCTCCGCGTCGTCGACGGGCATCTGCGGATCGCGGCGAAGCGCGCGACGCTCGCCATGGGCTCGCTGCGCCAGGTCGCCGACGTGGCGATCATCCTGTGA
- a CDS encoding aromatic ring-hydroxylating dioxygenase subunit alpha, with translation MRRPVGNRAVFMVRNKAGEVKVFHNSCSHRGAVVCRKDSGNAKVFQCFYHAWSFDTDGKLVGVPDREAYGDGLDFGALGLRPVARVESYRGFVFLSYDPDIMGLVDYLAGAAEYLDLVVDATGDAEIIRGTNEYAIDANWKLLAENSIDGYHAVPTHDTYFKYLVSLGTDLSGGVAGTAKSLGNGHAVLEYAAPWGRPVAKWEPLFGEDSREEIGRLRADLVDKYGEARARRMADTNRNMLIYPNLVINDIMAITVRTFMPTSADRMEVTAWELAPRDELPQLRQRRLDSFLTFLGPGGFATPDDIEALESCQQGFHSGGLEWNDLSRGMARDPLANDEEQMRAFWRQWNSQVTGGAR, from the coding sequence GTGCGCCGCCCCGTCGGCAACCGGGCGGTGTTCATGGTGCGGAACAAGGCGGGCGAGGTGAAGGTCTTCCACAACAGCTGCAGCCACCGCGGCGCGGTGGTGTGCCGCAAGGACTCCGGCAACGCCAAGGTCTTCCAGTGCTTCTACCACGCCTGGTCGTTCGACACGGACGGGAAGCTGGTGGGGGTCCCGGACCGCGAAGCCTACGGGGACGGGCTGGACTTCGGCGCGCTGGGCCTGCGGCCGGTGGCGCGGGTGGAGAGCTACCGCGGCTTCGTGTTCCTCAGCTACGACCCGGACATCATGGGCCTCGTCGACTACCTGGCGGGGGCGGCCGAGTACCTCGACCTCGTCGTCGACGCGACGGGGGACGCGGAGATCATCCGCGGCACCAACGAGTACGCGATCGACGCCAACTGGAAGCTGTTGGCGGAGAACAGCATCGACGGCTACCACGCCGTCCCGACCCACGACACGTACTTCAAGTACCTCGTCTCGCTCGGGACGGACCTGTCCGGCGGGGTCGCGGGCACGGCGAAGTCGCTCGGCAACGGCCATGCGGTGCTGGAGTACGCGGCGCCGTGGGGACGGCCGGTGGCGAAGTGGGAGCCGCTGTTCGGGGAGGACTCGCGGGAGGAGATCGGCCGGCTGCGGGCGGACCTCGTCGACAAGTACGGCGAGGCGCGGGCCCGACGGATGGCGGACACCAACCGCAACATGCTGATCTACCCGAACCTGGTGATCAACGACATCATGGCGATCACGGTCCGGACCTTCATGCCGACCTCCGCGGACCGGATGGAGGTCACCGCCTGGGAGCTGGCGCCCCGGGACGAGCTGCCCCAGCTGCGTCAGCGCCGACTGGACAGCTTCCTGACCTTCCTCGGCCCGGGCGGCTTCGCGACCCCGGACGACATCGAGGCCCTGGAGTCCTGTCAGCAGGGCTTCCACAGCGGGGGCCTGGAGTGGAACGACCTCTCCCGCGGCATGGCCCGGGACCCCCTGGCGAACGACGAGGAACAGATGCGGGCCTTCTGGCGGCAGTGGAACTCCCAGGTGACCGGGGGCGCGCGATGA
- a CDS encoding amidohydrolase family protein, with product MSPIPDGVIDVHTHAIADRLPDLAGHPGRWPSVERTAEDRANILLDGRIYREIDDRCWSAARRLRDMDAEGVAAQVVSPIPVTLCHDQPADGAAVLAAAQNDFLASLVAEAPGRLLALGAVPLQAPERAVAELARCVDELGFLGVEIGTRAGDTELNDPSLDPFFDAAAERGAFVLVHPVDLTLDPRLAALGIGFGLGMPVETATAAAGLLTGRPRRPGVRLCLAHGGGALPAILPRLDRGAVLAGRGDEPLPSERARELWCDSLTYDSASLDLAVTRFGAEHVLLGTDYPFAAREAPPGAVLSGGDPSLAAAVRRANALDVIDAVHPLVARSRP from the coding sequence GTGAGCCCGATTCCCGACGGCGTGATCGACGTGCACACGCACGCGATCGCGGACCGGCTCCCGGACCTCGCCGGGCATCCCGGCCGCTGGCCGTCGGTGGAGCGCACGGCCGAGGACAGGGCGAACATCCTGCTCGACGGTCGCATCTACCGGGAGATCGACGACCGGTGCTGGTCCGCGGCCCGGCGGCTGCGGGACATGGACGCCGAGGGCGTCGCCGCGCAGGTGGTCTCGCCGATCCCGGTGACGCTGTGCCACGACCAGCCCGCCGACGGGGCGGCCGTCCTCGCCGCCGCCCAGAACGACTTCCTCGCCTCACTGGTGGCCGAGGCGCCGGGCCGGCTCCTCGCCCTCGGCGCGGTTCCGCTGCAGGCCCCGGAGCGGGCCGTCGCCGAGCTCGCGCGCTGCGTCGACGAGCTGGGCTTCCTCGGCGTCGAGATCGGCACCCGGGCCGGGGACACCGAGCTGAACGACCCGTCCCTCGACCCGTTCTTCGACGCCGCCGCCGAGCGCGGGGCGTTCGTCCTCGTGCATCCCGTGGACCTCACCCTGGACCCGCGGCTCGCCGCGCTCGGCATCGGCTTCGGGCTCGGCATGCCGGTGGAGACGGCCACCGCGGCGGCCGGGCTGCTCACCGGCCGCCCCCGCCGGCCCGGCGTGCGGCTGTGCCTCGCCCACGGCGGGGGAGCGCTGCCTGCGATCCTGCCCCGGCTGGACCGCGGCGCGGTGCTCGCCGGGCGCGGGGACGAGCCCCTGCCGAGCGAGCGGGCCCGCGAGCTGTGGTGCGACTCGCTGACCTACGACTCCGCCAGCCTCGACCTCGCCGTCACCCGGTTCGGCGCGGAGCACGTCCTGCTCGGCACGGACTACCCGTTCGCCGCCCGCGAGGCCCCGCCGGGAGCCGTGCTGTCCGGCGGGGACCCGTCCCTCGCCGCGGCGGTCCGCCGCGCCAACGCCCTGGACGTGATCGACGCCGTCCACCCCCTCGTCGCCCGATCCCGCCCCTGA
- a CDS encoding FadR/GntR family transcriptional regulator encodes MPSRAQQVAADIENALLAERTPVGTSLGRRTDLMARHGVSPTVMNEALRILRDRELVIVRPGPGGGVFVASRPPQVRLGALDLWFSGSSTDPLDLFEARTHLEDALTSVALDRAGPADVRDMEWAVEEMRAAAGARAFLEANMRLHLAIARAARIPVLAGMYEAIAAIITGTLTRAELIPGHEEMYAHSIAVHGEIVAAIRDRDREALTKVMSLHRHDLVRAEDPSRSPAHP; translated from the coding sequence ATGCCGTCACGCGCCCAGCAGGTCGCCGCCGACATCGAGAACGCGCTGCTGGCCGAGCGCACCCCGGTCGGCACCTCGCTGGGCCGGCGCACCGACCTGATGGCCCGGCACGGGGTCAGCCCGACGGTGATGAACGAGGCACTGCGGATCCTGCGGGACCGCGAGCTGGTGATCGTGCGGCCCGGGCCCGGCGGCGGCGTGTTCGTGGCGAGCCGGCCGCCGCAGGTCCGGCTGGGCGCCCTCGACCTCTGGTTCTCCGGCAGCAGCACGGATCCCCTCGACCTCTTCGAGGCCCGCACGCATCTGGAGGACGCTCTCACCTCGGTGGCCCTGGATCGTGCCGGGCCCGCGGACGTGCGGGACATGGAGTGGGCGGTCGAGGAGATGCGGGCGGCGGCCGGGGCCCGGGCGTTCCTGGAGGCGAACATGCGGTTGCACCTCGCGATCGCGCGCGCCGCCCGGATCCCTGTGCTCGCCGGGATGTACGAGGCCATCGCTGCGATCATCACCGGAACCCTCACCCGGGCCGAGCTGATCCCCGGGCACGAGGAGATGTACGCGCACAGCATCGCCGTGCACGGCGAGATCGTCGCCGCGATCCGGGACCGCGACCGCGAGGCCCTGACGAAGGTGATGAGCCTGCACCGGCACGACCTGGTGCGCGCGGAGGACCCGTCCCGCTCGCCGGCCCACCCTTGA
- a CDS encoding DODA-type extradiol aromatic ring-opening family dioxygenase, giving the protein MAEFLGLGLTHYPLLAGTDEHMAGLLRWTLTDPDIPAELKDPATWPARMQQEWGDDGGVAAAARHRAELREGLARTRKALDAFRPDFVLVWGDDQYENFREEVVPPFCVLAYGDTEVEPFELMNNRGSPNAWGRPDHMTFTLKGDRGVSRRLADGLLHEGFDVAYSYAKRENAPFPHAIANTQLFLDYDNAGTEFPYPIVPITVNCYGQHAIARRGGLARFAEIRDEQLDPVGPSPARCMDLGAAVARTLAGTDSRVALVASSSWSHAFLVDKDWHLRPDTAADRRLYDAFVRGDTDTWRAVTGTEIVDAGQHEMLNWFCLVGAMKELGMTLDWSTFVETDVFNSNKVFAVYGEQS; this is encoded by the coding sequence ATGGCGGAGTTCCTCGGACTGGGACTGACGCACTATCCCCTGCTGGCGGGCACCGACGAGCACATGGCGGGCCTGCTGCGCTGGACGCTGACGGACCCGGACATCCCGGCCGAGCTCAAGGACCCGGCCACCTGGCCTGCACGCATGCAGCAGGAGTGGGGTGACGACGGCGGGGTCGCGGCCGCCGCCCGGCACCGCGCCGAGCTGCGGGAGGGCCTGGCCCGCACCCGCAAGGCGCTCGACGCTTTCCGGCCGGACTTCGTCCTGGTCTGGGGCGACGACCAGTACGAGAACTTCCGCGAGGAGGTCGTCCCGCCGTTCTGCGTGCTCGCCTACGGAGACACCGAGGTGGAGCCGTTCGAGCTGATGAACAACCGCGGCAGCCCCAACGCCTGGGGCCGCCCGGACCACATGACGTTCACGCTGAAGGGCGACCGTGGCGTGTCCCGCCGGCTCGCCGACGGCCTGCTCCATGAGGGTTTCGACGTCGCGTACTCCTACGCCAAGCGGGAGAACGCGCCGTTTCCGCACGCCATCGCCAACACCCAGCTCTTCCTGGACTACGACAACGCCGGGACCGAGTTCCCGTATCCGATCGTCCCGATCACGGTGAACTGCTACGGCCAGCACGCCATCGCCCGGCGCGGCGGCCTGGCCCGGTTCGCGGAGATCAGGGACGAGCAGCTGGACCCGGTCGGCCCGTCCCCGGCGCGGTGCATGGACCTCGGCGCCGCGGTCGCGCGGACGCTCGCCGGCACGGACTCCCGCGTCGCGCTCGTCGCCTCGTCGAGCTGGTCGCACGCGTTCCTCGTGGACAAGGACTGGCACCTCCGCCCGGACACCGCGGCGGACCGCCGGCTGTACGACGCGTTCGTGCGCGGGGACACCGACACCTGGCGCGCCGTCACCGGCACGGAGATCGTCGACGCCGGCCAGCACGAGATGTTGAACTGGTTCTGCCTGGTCGGGGCCATGAAGGAGCTCGGTATGACGCTGGACTGGTCGACGTTCGTGGAGACGGACGTCTTCAACTCCAACAAGGTCTTCGCCGTCTACGGGGAGCAGTCGTGA
- a CDS encoding alpha/beta fold hydrolase, translating into MTATTDLSTGHRIAVGPIDTFYLDAGAGDPVLLLHGSGPGVSGWANWQKTIPGLAEEFRVLAPDIVGYGATSRPDDVRYSLQTWTDHVVGFMDALGIERASLVGNSLGGRISLALAEQHPDRVSRMVLMGSPGVGMTITDGLKALRAYEPSPENMRALLLDYFAVDKSIITDELVRIRYEASVETYDAYRAMFFDPKHAGNDLSITEEQVRGIRTPSLLVHGREDKVVPPEVSWTMVNLLPDADLHVFARCGHWTQIERAAEFTELVAAFLRG; encoded by the coding sequence GTGACCGCCACCACGGACCTCAGCACGGGCCACCGGATCGCGGTCGGGCCGATCGACACCTTCTACCTCGACGCCGGCGCGGGCGACCCCGTCCTGCTGCTGCACGGCTCCGGGCCGGGCGTCTCCGGGTGGGCGAACTGGCAGAAGACGATCCCCGGCCTGGCCGAGGAGTTCCGGGTCCTCGCGCCGGACATCGTGGGGTACGGCGCCACCTCCCGGCCGGACGACGTCCGGTACTCGCTGCAGACCTGGACGGACCACGTCGTCGGGTTCATGGACGCGCTCGGGATCGAGCGGGCGTCGCTGGTCGGGAACTCCCTGGGCGGGCGCATCTCCCTCGCGCTGGCCGAGCAGCACCCGGACCGGGTCTCCCGGATGGTCCTGATGGGCTCCCCCGGCGTCGGCATGACGATCACCGACGGGCTCAAGGCGTTGCGGGCCTACGAGCCTTCCCCGGAGAACATGCGGGCCCTGCTGCTGGACTACTTCGCCGTCGACAAGTCGATCATCACCGACGAGCTGGTGCGGATCCGGTACGAGGCCAGCGTCGAGACCTACGACGCGTACCGGGCGATGTTCTTCGACCCGAAGCACGCCGGGAACGACCTCTCGATCACCGAGGAGCAGGTCCGCGGGATCCGGACGCCGTCGCTGCTGGTCCACGGCCGGGAGGACAAGGTGGTCCCGCCCGAGGTGTCCTGGACGATGGTGAACCTGCTGCCGGACGCAGACCTGCACGTCTTCGCCCGGTGCGGGCACTGGACCCAGATCGAGCGGGCCGCGGAGTTCACCGAGCTGGTCGCGGCCTTCCTGCGCGGCTGA
- a CDS encoding acetate--CoA ligase family protein, with protein sequence MAERATSGVEAVLEARSVALVGASDNRAGVSGRVLRYLRDWGFAGGVYPVNPRRAQVQGERCWPDLASLPEVPELAVLAVPARAAVQAMRECAEVGVRAVVVLSAGFAESGPEGARLQDELLAAARTGGVRVLGPNCIGAFNSATGLAATFATALDGAVPTAGSVGILSQSGAYGAHVAYLAGRRGLGVRYLVTTGNEPDVDLAEALLWMAGRPEIDVILAYAEGVKDGPRFLEALRVAHAARKPIVLLKVGRSEVGAEAARSHTAALTGSDQVYDAVLARYGVHRAESTEEQLDIAYACAHTRPRAGGRLGIVTVSGGVGIQLADSAERHGLAVPPMPVEAQRAVLDLIPYASAVNPVDCTAQALTHMDVFVAAWKVMLAEGGFDALVGFFTTMPLSADFAGRLRESIEAGTADRGDRLVVLSFVAEPETVREYERSGFLVFEDTDRAVRAVAALARLGAAFDRPLPAVLPPVRALPRRAYTEFEATSLLAAAGVPTLPQRLAPDVDGAVAAAEELGHPVALKIVSPDVEHKSDVGGVALGLADAAAVRAAHRAILRSAREKARDARIDGVLVTPMAPRGVETIVGAQIDPVFGPVVALGLGGVFVEVLRDVVLRPAPVTRDEAAAMVTALRGAALLAGARGTDPADVDALAAAVVAVSEFAATHRADLASVEVNPLVVLPAGQGCRALDAVVVTRDGR encoded by the coding sequence ATGGCGGAGCGGGCGACATCCGGGGTGGAGGCGGTGCTCGAGGCCCGGTCGGTGGCCCTGGTCGGGGCCTCGGACAACCGGGCGGGCGTGTCCGGCCGCGTGCTGCGGTATCTGCGGGACTGGGGCTTCGCCGGCGGCGTCTACCCGGTCAACCCGCGCCGCGCGCAGGTCCAGGGCGAGCGGTGCTGGCCGGACCTCGCGTCGCTGCCCGAGGTGCCGGAGCTCGCCGTGCTCGCCGTCCCGGCGCGGGCCGCGGTGCAGGCGATGCGCGAGTGCGCCGAGGTCGGGGTGCGGGCCGTCGTCGTCCTCTCCGCCGGGTTCGCCGAGTCCGGACCGGAGGGCGCCCGGCTGCAGGACGAGCTGCTCGCCGCGGCGCGGACCGGCGGGGTCCGGGTGCTGGGCCCGAACTGCATCGGCGCGTTCAACTCCGCCACCGGGCTGGCCGCCACCTTCGCCACCGCCCTCGACGGGGCGGTCCCGACCGCCGGGTCCGTCGGGATCCTCAGCCAGTCCGGGGCCTACGGCGCCCACGTCGCCTACCTCGCCGGGCGACGCGGCCTGGGCGTCCGCTACCTGGTGACGACCGGGAACGAGCCGGACGTCGACCTCGCCGAGGCCCTCCTGTGGATGGCCGGGCGGCCGGAGATCGACGTGATCCTCGCCTACGCCGAGGGGGTGAAGGACGGGCCGCGGTTCCTCGAGGCGCTCCGCGTCGCGCACGCCGCCCGGAAGCCGATCGTGCTGCTCAAGGTGGGCCGCTCCGAGGTGGGGGCCGAGGCCGCCCGCTCGCACACCGCCGCGCTCACCGGCTCGGACCAGGTCTACGACGCGGTCCTCGCCCGCTACGGCGTCCACCGCGCCGAGAGCACGGAGGAGCAGCTCGACATCGCCTACGCCTGCGCGCACACGCGCCCCCGCGCGGGTGGCCGGCTCGGCATCGTCACCGTCTCCGGCGGGGTGGGCATCCAGCTCGCCGACTCCGCGGAACGCCACGGCCTCGCAGTCCCGCCGATGCCGGTCGAGGCGCAGCGCGCGGTCCTGGACCTGATCCCGTACGCCTCAGCGGTCAACCCGGTGGACTGCACCGCCCAGGCGCTGACCCACATGGACGTGTTCGTCGCGGCCTGGAAGGTCATGCTCGCCGAGGGCGGCTTCGACGCGCTCGTCGGCTTCTTCACCACGATGCCGCTGTCCGCGGACTTCGCCGGCCGGTTGCGGGAGAGCATCGAGGCGGGCACCGCGGACCGCGGGGACCGGCTCGTCGTGCTGAGCTTCGTCGCCGAGCCCGAGACCGTGCGGGAGTACGAGCGCAGCGGGTTCCTGGTCTTCGAGGACACGGACCGCGCGGTCCGGGCCGTGGCCGCCCTGGCCCGGCTCGGGGCGGCGTTCGACCGGCCCCTGCCCGCTGTCCTGCCGCCCGTCCGGGCACTGCCGCGCAGGGCCTACACGGAGTTCGAGGCCACCTCGTTGCTGGCCGCCGCCGGCGTGCCGACGCTGCCGCAGCGCCTGGCGCCGGACGTCGACGGCGCGGTCGCCGCCGCCGAGGAGCTCGGCCACCCGGTGGCACTGAAGATCGTGTCCCCGGACGTCGAGCACAAGAGCGACGTCGGCGGCGTCGCCCTCGGGCTGGCCGACGCGGCCGCCGTCCGCGCCGCCCACCGCGCGATCCTCCGCAGCGCGCGGGAGAAGGCCCGGGACGCCCGGATCGACGGCGTGCTGGTCACGCCGATGGCCCCGCGGGGCGTCGAGACGATCGTGGGAGCGCAGATCGACCCGGTGTTCGGGCCGGTGGTCGCGCTCGGTCTCGGCGGGGTGTTCGTCGAGGTCCTGCGCGACGTCGTGCTGCGGCCCGCCCCGGTCACCCGGGACGAGGCCGCGGCGATGGTCACCGCGCTCCGGGGCGCGGCCCTGCTCGCCGGGGCGCGCGGCACCGACCCGGCGGACGTCGACGCGCTGGCGGCCGCCGTCGTCGCCGTGTCGGAGTTCGCCGCCACCCACCGGGCGGACCTGGCATCCGTCGAGGTGAACCCGCTGGTCGTCCTGCCGGCCGGCCAGGGGTGCCGGGCGCTGGACGCGGTGGTCGTGACACGCGACGGCCGCTAA
- a CDS encoding VOC family protein — protein sequence MPTFPAIAHVAITVTDLDRSTRWYAALFGAEPVLDEDETTGGFHHTVFALDGGQLFGLHTHPAGPTGGDFDERRTGLDHVAFACADRAQLEAWVAKLDELGIKHGGIVDAHYGSGVSFRDPDNIALEFFAPPA from the coding sequence ATGCCCACTTTCCCGGCCATCGCCCACGTGGCGATCACGGTGACGGACCTGGACCGGAGCACCCGCTGGTACGCCGCGCTGTTCGGCGCGGAGCCGGTGCTCGACGAGGACGAGACGACCGGCGGCTTCCACCACACGGTCTTCGCCCTCGACGGCGGCCAGCTGTTCGGCCTGCACACCCATCCCGCCGGCCCCACCGGCGGGGACTTCGACGAGCGCCGCACGGGCCTCGACCACGTCGCGTTCGCCTGCGCGGACCGGGCCCAGCTCGAGGCATGGGTCGCGAAACTGGACGAGCTGGGGATCAAGCACGGCGGGATCGTGGACGCCCACTACGGCTCGGGCGTCTCGTTCCGGGACCCGGACAACATCGCGCTCGAGTTCTTCGCGCCCCCCGCTTAG
- a CDS encoding YihY/virulence factor BrkB family protein: protein MSVTRTTGADREKTTVPPGDDAETPAQIPPRGWIQVTKRAFAEAKTDNVPILAGGVAFFAFLALFPAIIAALTLYGIVADPAQVASQVQSLTALLPETARPLVADQVNAVTAGSDGALGVGLVVSLLAALWSASGGTMNLIKATNLAYDEDETRGFLKLRGMALALTLGAVVFVLLAVALVAGVPVLFDALGLGGIGLVLAQVLRWALLVGLVIGALAVVYRVAPDRDAPRFSWVSVGAIVATVLWVIGSVAFSLYVSNFGSYNKTYGALAGVIVLMLWLYLTSYIVLLGAEINAESERQTGRDSTKGPAEPLGERGAVAADSVAERG, encoded by the coding sequence ATGAGCGTGACACGGACGACCGGAGCGGACCGCGAGAAGACCACGGTCCCACCCGGCGACGACGCCGAGACCCCCGCCCAGATCCCGCCGCGGGGCTGGATCCAGGTGACGAAGCGGGCCTTCGCCGAGGCCAAGACGGACAACGTGCCGATCCTCGCGGGCGGGGTGGCGTTCTTCGCGTTCCTCGCCCTGTTCCCGGCGATCATCGCCGCGTTGACCCTCTACGGCATCGTCGCCGATCCCGCGCAGGTCGCGTCGCAGGTGCAGAGCCTCACCGCACTGCTGCCGGAGACGGCCCGCCCGCTCGTCGCGGACCAGGTGAACGCGGTGACGGCCGGGAGCGACGGCGCCCTCGGCGTCGGGCTGGTCGTCTCGCTGCTCGCGGCGCTGTGGAGCGCGTCCGGCGGGACGATGAACTTGATCAAGGCGACGAACCTGGCCTACGACGAGGACGAGACCCGCGGCTTTTTGAAGCTCCGGGGCATGGCCCTGGCCCTCACCCTGGGTGCGGTCGTGTTCGTGTTGCTGGCGGTGGCGCTGGTGGCCGGGGTCCCGGTGCTCTTCGACGCCCTCGGCCTCGGCGGGATCGGCCTGGTGCTCGCGCAGGTGCTGCGCTGGGCCCTGCTCGTCGGGCTCGTGATCGGCGCGCTCGCCGTCGTCTACCGGGTGGCCCCGGACCGCGACGCGCCGCGCTTCTCCTGGGTGAGCGTCGGCGCGATCGTGGCCACGGTCCTCTGGGTGATCGGCAGCGTCGCCTTCAGCCTCTACGTGTCGAACTTCGGCAGCTACAACAAGACCTACGGCGCGCTGGCCGGCGTCATCGTGCTCATGCTGTGGCTCTACCTCACCAGCTACATCGTGCTGCTCGGCGCCGAGATCAACGCCGAGAGCGAGCGGCAGACCGGCCGGGACTCGACGAAGGGCCCGGCCGAGCCGCTGGGCGAGCGAGGCGCGGTCGCGGCGGACTCAGTCGCGGAGCGCGGTTGA